AGAGTTCTTTTTCGAAATCCCTTCGCATATGATTCTTCTCCCTTATACTTTTGTTATTTTATTATAACTCCAATTTAGTAAAAACTAAAAATATTTTCAAATAGAAAATTTTGTTTAAATATGCTAAAATTAAGCCATGGATATATATAGACCCATATTAGTTATATTATTTTGGGGATTAATTTTAGAAATTCTTGTTTTAATTTATTATCTTATACAAGGAAGATATCCCTTTGAATTCTATTTAAATTTAGTGGTTATGGCAATAACTATTATTGGCCTTATATATATATTAAGAAGAATGAAAAGAGAGTTTATGTAAATCAAGAGGAGAAAATTATGGAAACTCAAAAGCTTTTGGGAATTATTTTGATTTCTTTTGGAATATTTTTAATTCTGATAAACTTTAATCTTATTCCAGGTTCAGCTATTCTTTTTATCTTTGCCCTTGGATTTTTATATGCATATTATAAATGGGGAAGAAATCTTGGCTTTTTAATCCCAGGATTAATATTTCTTGCTATTGGAACCTTTACTATTTTAGAGAAAACTTGGAATATAGGAGGAATTTATTTTCTTCTTTTCTTAGGCTTAGCTTTTATCTTTGTTTTCTTACTTCATACATCAAAACTTCCCTCAAAAGATTATGGAGAAAGATACTGGCCTTTGTATCCTGGATTTATCTTAACAGGATTAAGTTTAATATTAATATTTCAACAAAGGCTTGCAATGTATTTAAACATTGTAATACCAATTTTATTTATTTTAATTGGAGTTTTAATGTTAATTAAGGGATTTAAGAAAACATAAAAAAATCCAGGAAAATTAATAAACAATCATCTGAGAAAATTTATTTTCTATAACACAAGTGGCAGCTCCAACTACACAAGTATATTCTCCTAATTTTGAAGTTATAACCTCAGGAAGTGGAGGAAAGGCATGAAGTTTTAGAGCATGTCTGACAGGATTTAATAAAAGATCTCCCGCTTTTGCAAGGCCTCCTGCTACTATAACTAATTCAGGATTAAAGATATTAACAAGATTTGCTATTCCAATACCAAGATAGTCTCCCATCTCATCAAATATATTGAGAATAAATCTGTCCCCACTTTTTCCCGCTTTTATTATTTCTCCTAATATTTTTTCCCTATTTTTATCTTCCATAGATACTTGAGTATAAGCTCTGTTTTTAAGACCGTCTAAAACTTTATCTATCAGTACTTGAGTTGACACATAGGTTTCTAAACACCCATAGTTTCCACAGCGACATTTCTTTCCATCCCTTTCTATAACAGTATGTCCAAATTCTCCTGCTCTATCAGAAAATCCTCTATATAAACTACCATTTATCACAAACCCAGCACTTATTCCACTACCAACCCTAACACAGATAATATTTTCCTTTCCTATCCCAGCACCAAACCAAAGTTCTCCTAGAGTAGCTGCCTTTGTTATATGCTCTAAAAAAATGGGAGTATCAGTGATATATTGAGAAAGATAGGGTTTTATAGGAACATTTTTCCAGAAAAGATTTGGAGCAAAAATACAAATTCCATTTTTTCTATCTAAGGAACCTGGTACTGCAATTCCTAAACCCATTATTTCTTCAATAAGAAAATCCTTTTTTAAAATTTTATAAACTTCTACTACTTTGTTTAATATATTTTGATATTCTAAATTGGAATCTAAAAAAATGACTTCCTTTTTTATAATTTCTCCTCTCAAATTCATAACTATCCCCGTTACCCTATCGTTTTCAATCTCAATCCCCATAGGATATAGATTCGAATCATTCATAGAAAGCTCTATAGGTCTTCTCCCAACTTTTGTTTCCTTTGCAGGGGTCTCCTTAATAAACCCAAAATCCAATAAAACCTCTACAATACTTGAAACTGCAGAAGGACTAAGATTAGTTATTTTTGATATATCGTATCGAGAAATAGGACCTTTGGTTCTAATGGTATTTAGAACCAAAGATATATTTGATTCTCTCATTTTCTTAATATTAATAGATCTCATCATATCACTCCTTTTAAAATTTTCTTTATAAGAAAATATTACTCTTTTCAATATTTATAGTCAATTATTAAATATCTTTACAATAAATCTTGTAATATATTATTATTGTCTATTAAGGAGAACAAGACTATGAAGTTAATTTTAATTTTATTATTTTTACTTATTTTAATAAATCTCGCCTTTGGGGAGGAGGAACTAGATTTAGTACTAAAATATGCGCCAATTATAAAATTTGATGAAAAGGAACCTTTTTTTCCAGTAAGAATTGGGTATACTATTTTTAGAACATCTGGAAGAAGTCCCTCTTTTTCAAGAGATATAAAATTATCAGAGAATGAGATAGCAATAGAATATGCTATATATTGGGATTGGGATATTCAGCATCTCTACGAATTGGAACATGTATGGGTATATATAAAGGATGAAAAAATAACAAAAGTTGAAGCAAGTTGGCATGGTAACTACAAAGAAATGAAAGGAGTAAAAATAATAGGAACCCACCCTATTCTTTACTCCCAACCAGGGAAACATGCCTTTGCCCCATCTCCTTCCTGGTTTCAATCTCTTTTTTTGAAATATCTAATGTTTATTGTCCCATGTAAGAAGAAGGCTGGAAAGGGTGGTATTCTTATCAAATCTATGTTTCATGGATTAATTGAAAAAACACCTGAGGATGATAAATTAGTAGAAATTTACCTAAAAAGATTTGCTTTTAAGCCTACATTTAACTTCATAAAAGAATTTATCCCAGAAAAGGAATTATATGTTCCATGGAAAGATCTATTTGAAGAGATTCCAAAAAGAATTAAGAGCTGGATAGAGAAATTAAGAAAAAAGCAAATTTAAAGAAAATATTTTTGATTCCAATTTTTATTTGTAAACAAAAATTAAAAAAATCATAAAATCTTAAATCTCTTAAAAGAGTCTAGAATTTTTAAAGACATTCTTATAGAATAAAACTATTATGAAAGAGGAGAAAATAGAAAAGAAAATATTAAATTTACAAAAAAACGAAATCACTGAACATTTTATTTATCTTAAACTTTCTGAAAGAATAAAAGATCGTCACAATAAAGAAATATTAATAAAATTATCAAAAGAAGAGAAGGAACATTATAGAAGACTAAGAGATATATCTAAAAAAGATGTAAAACCTAATACTTTCAAGATATGGTTCTATTTTATTATTATAAAAATTTTGGGATTTACCTTTGGACTAAAATTAATGGAGAGGGGAGAGAAATTTGCCCAAAAAAAGTAT
This DNA window, taken from Dictyoglomus sp., encodes the following:
- a CDS encoding ROK family transcriptional regulator; this translates as MRSINIKKMRESNISLVLNTIRTKGPISRYDISKITNLSPSAVSSIVEVLLDFGFIKETPAKETKVGRRPIELSMNDSNLYPMGIEIENDRVTGIVMNLRGEIIKKEVIFLDSNLEYQNILNKVVEVYKILKKDFLIEEIMGLGIAVPGSLDRKNGICIFAPNLFWKNVPIKPYLSQYITDTPIFLEHITKAATLGELWFGAGIGKENIICVRVGSGISAGFVINGSLYRGFSDRAGEFGHTVIERDGKKCRCGNYGCLETYVSTQVLIDKVLDGLKNRAYTQVSMEDKNREKILGEIIKAGKSGDRFILNIFDEMGDYLGIGIANLVNIFNPELVIVAGGLAKAGDLLLNPVRHALKLHAFPPLPEVITSKLGEYTCVVGAATCVIENKFSQMIVY